CCCGGAGGCGTTCTGGTGCATCGAGCGGACGGTCGCGGCCGCTGGGCTGGCGACGCGGCCGTACCACGTCGACGTGCCGTCCTTCGGCGACTGGGGCTACGTGCTGGCCCAGCGAGGCTCGCGCCCGCCGGCGCTCGGGCTCGACCCGCCGGCGCGGCTCGCGACGCTCGACGCCCCGACGCTGCGCGCCGCCGCGACGTTCGCGCCCGACCGCCGGCGGCTGCGCGTGCGCGCGTCGACGCTCGACCGGCCGTCGATCGTCCGCTACAGCCGTCGCGGGTGGCGCGACGAGTGAGCTAGCGTCCGGTTCGATGCCCGCGGCGCCCGCCTCCCAGCCGCTGCCCGTGCGCGGCGCGCTGGCGCCCGCGACCAAGCTGCGCCTGGTGGCCGAGGTCCTACGCACGTACGCCGCCGTGCGCCGGCGCATGAGCCGCGAGGACCTGCGCGACGTGCTGGTCGACCTGCGGGCGCTCGCGCCCGGCCCGCTCGCACCCGAGGACCGCGACGCACTGGAGCAGAGCGTGCGGCTCGGACGCGTCGTCTCGCGCACGCTCGGGCCGCTGCCCGTCGACGCGACGTGCCTCGCGCGATCGCTCGTGCTCGTCGCGATGCTCGCGCGCCGGTCGCTGCCGGGGACCGTCGTCATCGGCGTGAAGCCGTCGGCCGGCGAGGGCTCGGACGGCGAGGGCTTCGGCGCGCACGCGTGGGTCGAGGTGGCCGGGCGGCCCGTGCTCGCCCCAGGCGCCTTCGCGCGCCTCACGGAGCTGTAGGAGGAGCTGGAGCGGCCGGCCCCGCAGTCCGCGGGCAGGGCCGGCCGCAAGCCGCTAGGAGGAGGAGCCGCTGCCGCTCGAGCCGCCGCTGCTGCGCCGGCTGGACGACGAGCCGGAGCCGCTGGACTGCGCGCGCGAGGACGACGAGCCGCTGCTCTTGGCGCGCGACGTCGTGCCGCTGCTCTTGGCGCGCGAGGTGGAGCCGCTGCTCTTCGCGCGCGAGGTCGTGCGCGACGAGCCGCCCGACGACTTCGCCGCCGAGGAGCGCGACGTGCTGCGCGACGACCCGCCGGAGGACTTCGCCGACGACGAGCGCGAGGAGCCCGAGGACGACGAGCGCGACGTGCTGCGCGACGAGCCCGAGGACGTCGAGCGCGACGACGACGAGCGCGACGTGCTGCGCGAGGAGCGCGAGCCGCCGTTGGTCGGGGCCTTGCGCTCGGCCGCCGGGATCTCCTCCTTGACGACCGCCTTGGTCAGCTGCGGGATCTGCTTCTCGAGGAACGCGGCCATGCGCTCCTCCTGCTTGCGGTGGGTCACCGCGAGCTTGGCGGTCTCCTTGTCGTCGAGCTCGTTGGCCAGCGCCTCGATCGCGAGGTAGTTGGCGATCTCCTCGTGCTCGTTCCACAGCTCGGTCTTCGCGTTCTTGAGCTGCTTCTCGGCCTCGCTCACGCCGCGGATGGCGTGCGCCGTGCCCTTGGCCAGCGACACCGCCTTGTTGGCGACGGAGTTCGCGGCCGCCGCCGCGTCGGCGACGGGCTCCGGGACCTTGAGGCCGTCGGGCGCACCACCCAGCTGCTTGATGCGCTTCTCGAGGTTCTTGCTCTGCGCCTTGGTCTCCTTCAGGTGGTCCTGGAGGCGCTTCTTGTAGGTGGCCTTGGAGGCCATCTTGATGTGCGCCTGCAGTGCGGTCTCGAGCTCCTTCTCCTTCCCGTGTGCTTCCACGAGGTACTGGACGATCTTGAGCTCCCGCGACGTCTGCTCGGTGGGCATGAACGCGTGTGTTCCCGTCACGGCGCCGTGTAGTCGCGAATGCAGCGCTATCCTGCCGCTCGGCGCGGTGGGCGTAGCTCAGTTGGTAGAGCTCCTGGTTGTGGTCCAGGCGGTCGGGGGTTCG
The DNA window shown above is from Conexibacter sp. SYSU D00693 and carries:
- a CDS encoding lasso peptide biosynthesis B2 protein, whose product is MPAAPASQPLPVRGALAPATKLRLVAEVLRTYAAVRRRMSREDLRDVLVDLRALAPGPLAPEDRDALEQSVRLGRVVSRTLGPLPVDATCLARSLVLVAMLARRSLPGTVVIGVKPSAGEGSDGEGFGAHAWVEVAGRPVLAPGAFARLTEL
- a CDS encoding DUF892 family protein; protein product: MPTEQTSRELKIVQYLVEAHGKEKELETALQAHIKMASKATYKKRLQDHLKETKAQSKNLEKRIKQLGGAPDGLKVPEPVADAAAAANSVANKAVSLAKGTAHAIRGVSEAEKQLKNAKTELWNEHEEIANYLAIEALANELDDKETAKLAVTHRKQEERMAAFLEKQIPQLTKAVVKEEIPAAERKAPTNGGSRSSRSTSRSSSSRSTSSGSSRSTSRSSSSGSSRSSSAKSSGGSSRSTSRSSAAKSSGGSSRTTSRAKSSGSTSRAKSSGTTSRAKSSGSSSSRAQSSGSGSSSSRRSSGGSSGSGSSS